The genomic window CACACCGGAGAAATGCCGCACGCGGCTTCAAGGGAGAAATCGGGTCCCGGGGTGCTCTTACTCATGAGGCAATTCCCGCACCACCCGGAAGCCGACGATGGATTGTCGTGCGTGCGGCGGCAGATTGTAACGGGTCCCAAGCCTCACGGGTCCCGGCGGGTCGGTCCACGAATGGCCGCGCAGGGCATAGGTCTCGCAGTTCTCGTGGGTTTGAGCCGTGCCATCCATCGGCAAATCCGCGTAGCCACCATTGTGGCAGTCAGCGACCCACTCCCATACATTGCCGATCATGTCGAAAAGACCAAACTCGTTCGCTGCGAAACTGGCCACCGGCGAGGTGTGCAAAAAGCCGTCGTCACAATGCTCCGCGACTTTCGCGACTTTGTTCTTGGCTGTCAGGTCATTGACATTGCCATGAGCGCACAAAGCTTCAGATGGTCGGTCGAGAGCTGACGGGCCCGCTGCGCGAACCCACTCAGCCTCTGTCGGCAAACGATGGACCTGCCCGGTCATTGTGGACAGCCACGCAAGATAAGCCATGGCGTCGTCCCGTGACACGCATGTCACCGGATGTTGGTCCGATTGGGCAAACCCCGGCGCTTGCCAGTTGGCTGTGCCGTCCATGGCCCAGCCATCAGGCGTCAGGGTCCAGCAGCCCCAGGCGATTTCGTGGTTCGTGGCATGCACGAAGGCTGCGAACTGCCCGCGCGTCACCGGCGTTGTGCCAAAGGCAATGTCCGATTTGATAACAACCTGGCGCGTGGGGACCTCATCGCGGCCTGCCGCCACATCCTGATTATCCGCACCCATGACCACAGGGCCCGCCGGCACAATCTGAGTTGTCGGCCAGTCATCGCCAGTGCCGGAGGCAAATGCACTCCATCCGGACAGGAGCAAAATCAGCGTGGAAAATATCAGACGGCAAATCATAGGCACCACAAAGCCTGCGGAAGCGGCCCCGTGTCAAACCACCTGTCAAACCACGACGGGACGGTACCTAGAGAAGCGCCAGTTGCTTCGGTCCCGCATTGGGGGCCTCAAACAGATCCGTGCGCAGCGGCAACCGCTGGCGAGACAGACCATGACGCTCCATGGCCAGCGCAAAGCGGCGTGAAATCGTCCAGGCGTAGGGGCCGCCGCCGGTCATGCGTTTGCCCCACTCCGCGTCATAGTCTTTGCCACCGCGCA from Candidatus Phaeomarinobacter ectocarpi includes these protein-coding regions:
- a CDS encoding formylglycine-generating enzyme family protein, which produces MICRLIFSTLILLLSGWSAFASGTGDDWPTTQIVPAGPVVMGADNQDVAAGRDEVPTRQVVIKSDIAFGTTPVTRGQFAAFVHATNHEIAWGCWTLTPDGWAMDGTANWQAPGFAQSDQHPVTCVSRDDAMAYLAWLSTMTGQVHRLPTEAEWVRAAGPSALDRPSEALCAHGNVNDLTAKNKVAKVAEHCDDGFLHTSPVASFAANEFGLFDMIGNVWEWVADCHNGGYADLPMDGTAQTHENCETYALRGHSWTDPPGPVRLGTRYNLPPHARQSIVGFRVVRELPHE